The region TTGCGTCCGGAAACCGGCAGGCTGATCAGGTGTCTCGACAAGCAGACGGCCGAGAAGCCGTGCGCGGTTGAGGCGCCGGCGAACGCCTGACCCCTCGTCACGCAGCGTCCTGCCGCGCATCGCGCTTCGCGGCGCGTCTGTCGCCCCCCCGGCGCCCCGGCCGTTCCTCCCACGGCCCGCCCCGTCCGCTTGACCGTCCCGCTCCGCCGCGGTATACTGTGTCCCCGCTATGAAACGCGATGAACCCAAGCTTTCGAGGAGCGTGCTGGTCCTCAACCGGCTCTGGCAGCCGGTGCACGTCTGCGGGATGCGGCGGGCGTTCTCGCTCGTGTACCGCGGCGCCGCGCAGGTGATCTACCGGGAGAACGGGTCGTTCGCCGTGTGCGACTTCCCCCGCTGGGCCGCGATGCGCTGGAACGACGACCGCTGCGCCGAGTACGTCGCGACGGTGACGATGAAAATCCGTCTCCCGGAGATCATCATCCTCCGCGCCTACGAGCGCCTTCCCGCGCGGGAGGTGAAGCTGACCCGCAGGAACATCTACCTGCGCGACTGCAACATCTGCCAGTACTGCGGCCGTCCGTTCAGGGAGCAGGATCTCAACCTCGATCATGTCGTCCCCCGCAGGCTGGGGGGGGCGACCACCTGGACCAACCTCGTCTGCAGTTGCGTGGAGTGCAACCTCAAGAAGGGCGAGAAGACGCTCGAGTCCTCCGGCATGGGGCTGCTCCGGCAGCCGAAGAAGCCGCGCTGGTCCCCGTTCAATCAGATCGCCTTCAGACGCGGCGTCTGCGCGAGCTGGGAGCAGTTCCTCGACCCCGCGGCGTGGAACGTCCAGATCCTCGGCGGCGCCGGGTGAGCAAACGCGCACGGACCCGCAGCCCCTCCCCGCGGTACCGCGCCCCGGTTTCCCCGCACGGCACGTGAGACTATGAACGCACTGACGGTAAAGCACGAGCGTCTGAAGCGGCGCCTCGCCTCCCTCGGGAGCCTGCTCGTCGCCTACTCGGGCGGGGTGGACAGCACGCTGCTGCTCGCGGTCGCCGCGTCCGTGCTCGGGCGGCGTCTGCTCGCCGTGACGGCGGATTCCCCGACCTTCCCCGCCGCCGAGCGGCGGGAGGCCCGCCGCATCGCGCGCCGGCTCGGCGTCCGGCACCGCGTTGTCAGGACCCGGGAACTCGAGGATCCGCGCTTCAGGGAGAACCCCGCCGACCGCTGCTACTGGTGCAAACGCGGGCTCCTCGGCGCGTTGCGGGCCGTCGCCGCGAGGGAGGGGATCGCGGCGGTCGCGCTCGGGTCCCAGCGGGACGACTCCCGGGACTACCGCCCCGGCGAACGGGCGGCGCGGGAGATGCGCGCCCTGAGCCCGCTCAGGGACGCGGGATTCACCCGGCGGGATGTCCGCCTGCTCTCGCGCCGGCTCGGGCTTCCCGGCTGGGACCGCGAGCCGGCGGCCTGCCTCGCGTCGCGCATCCCCTACGGCCGGCCGATCGAGCGGGCGGCGCTGCGCCGCGTGGAACGGGCCGAGGAACTGCTGCGGGCCGAAGGCTTCCGGCGGGTCCGCGTGCGCGCCGACGGCACGGCGGCGCGGATCGAGGTCGACCCGGCGCAGGTCGGCGCGTTTGTCTCCCGCCGCGCGCGCCTCTCGGCGGCGCGTGCGCTCAGGCGCCTCGGATTCACCGCGGTCTCCGTCGACCTCGAGGGGTACCGGACGGGGAGCCTCAACGAGGCGCTCGGGGCGAAGGGGCCCAGGCGGACGCGGAGGGGGAGGCGATGAGCGCCCGTCCCGTCGCACCCCCCGAGGGCCCGCGGTACGTCGGCATCGACGTCGGCTCGGTGAGCGTCAAGACGGCGGTCGTGGATTCCGGCGGGGCGCTCCTCGGCGCCTGGTACCGGCGGCACCGGGGCCACCCGCTCTCCGTGATGGAGGGGATGCTGCGGGAGCTCCTCGCCGCGCATCCGCTCCATCTGATCCGCGCGGTCGCCGCCACCGGCTCCGGCGGCAGGCTCGCCTGCGAGATCCTCGGGGCCGAGTTCGTGAACGAGATCATCGCGCAGGCCCGCGCCGCCGCGCGTCTCTGCCCAGGGGCGCGCACGATCATCGAGATGGGAGGGGAGGACTCCAAGCTCATCCTCGTCCGGGACGATCCGTCCTCCGATCGGGGCATCATCGAGGATTTCTCGATGAACACGGTCTGTGCGGCGGGGACCGGGTCGTTCCTGGACCAGCAGGCGAGCCGGCTCGGCCTGTCGATCGAGCGGGAGTTCGGCGAGCGCGCCCTGCGGTCGCAGCGCCCCCCGCGCATCGCCGGGAGGTGCTCGGTCTTCGCCAAGTCCGACATGATCCACCTCCAGCAGATCGGCACCCCCGACTACGATATCGTCGCCGGGCTCTGCTGGGCCGTCGCCCGGAGTTTCACGAGCAACGTCGGGAAGGGGCGCGCCTTCACGCCGCCGATCGTCTTCCAGGGGGGGGTGGCCGCGAACGCGGGGGTCGTGCGGGCGTTCGAGGACGTGCTCGGCCTGAAGCCGGGCGCCTTGATCGTGCCGCCGCATCACGCCGCCATGGGGGCGATCGGCGCCGCCCTCTACGCCGCGGGGGAGGGGCTCGACACCGCCGGCCGTTTCCGCGGGCCGGACGCGGTCCAAGGCCATTTCGCCCGGCGGAAGACGGAGGAGGGCGGCTGCGAGCCGCTCCTCCTCGATCCGCAGGGCGGGGCGCGGCCGGGGGCCGTGCGGGGGCTGCCGGCCGAGGCAACGGAGCCGGTGGAGGCGTACGTCGGGGTCGACATCGGCTCGCTCAGCACGAACGTGGTGGTCGTCGACCGCGACGGCGCCGTGCTCTCACGCCGCTACCTGCCCACCGCGGGGAGACCGCTCGAGGCGGTGCGGCGGGGCCTGAAGGAGGTCGGCGACGAGATCGGGCGCCTCGTCCGCGTCCGCGGCGTCGGGACCACCGGGTCGGGGCGCTACCTGATCGGCGACTACATCGGGGCCGACGTGGTCCGGAACGAGATCACCGCGCAGGCGACCGCTGCGGTCCACCTCGATCCCGACGTGGACACGATCTTCGAGATCGGGGGCCAGGACTCCAAGTACATCAGCCTGAAGCGCGGCGCGGTCGTGGACTTCGAGATGAACAAGGTCTGCGCCGCGGGGACCGGTTCGTTCCTCGAGGAGCAGGCGGAGAAACTCGGCATCCGCATCGAGGAGGAGTTCGGGGCGCTGGCCCTCGAGGCGGAGAGCCCGGGACGCTTCGGCGACCGGTGCACCGTCTTCATGGAGTCGGACCTCGTGGCGCACCAGCAGCGGGGGATGGGCAAGAAGAACCTCGTGGCGGGGCTCGCCTGCTCGATCGTGCACAACTACCTCAACAAGGTCGTCGGCGACCGGCATATCGGCGACGTCATCTTCCTCCAGGGGGGGGTGGCGTGGAACCGCGGGGTGGTCGCGGCGTTCGAGAAGGTCACCGGGAAGAAGATCATCGTCCCCCCACACCACGACGTCACCGGGGCGATCGGTGCCGCCCTGCTGGCGATGCGGGAGACCGGCGGGCGCGGGGGGGGGCGCTTCCACGGCTTCGATCTCAGCCGAAGGGCGTTCGACTCGACCTCGTTCACCTGCAGCGGCTGCGACAACCTCTGC is a window of Chlamydiota bacterium DNA encoding:
- a CDS encoding HNH endonuclease, whose amino-acid sequence is MKRDEPKLSRSVLVLNRLWQPVHVCGMRRAFSLVYRGAAQVIYRENGSFAVCDFPRWAAMRWNDDRCAEYVATVTMKIRLPEIIILRAYERLPAREVKLTRRNIYLRDCNICQYCGRPFREQDLNLDHVVPRRLGGATTWTNLVCSCVECNLKKGEKTLESSGMGLLRQPKKPRWSPFNQIAFRRGVCASWEQFLDPAAWNVQILGGAG
- the larE gene encoding ATP-dependent sacrificial sulfur transferase LarE is translated as MNALTVKHERLKRRLASLGSLLVAYSGGVDSTLLLAVAASVLGRRLLAVTADSPTFPAAERREARRIARRLGVRHRVVRTRELEDPRFRENPADRCYWCKRGLLGALRAVAAREGIAAVALGSQRDDSRDYRPGERAAREMRALSPLRDAGFTRRDVRLLSRRLGLPGWDREPAACLASRIPYGRPIERAALRRVERAEELLRAEGFRRVRVRADGTAARIEVDPAQVGAFVSRRARLSAARALRRLGFTAVSVDLEGYRTGSLNEALGAKGPRRTRRGRR